The window GGCTGTTCCGCGTCGATATTACGCCCTATTTCGCCAGCCTCATCGACCCCAACGACCCCCATTGCCCGGTGCGCAAGCAGGTCATCCCCACCGACCGCGAGATGGTGCCCTTCGAGTCGATGATGGAAGATTCGCTGGCCGAGGACAAGCATTCCCCCGTGCCCGGCCTCGTCCACCGCTACCCCGACCGGGTGCTGATGCTCATCACCACCCAGTGCGCCAGCTATTGCCGCTACTGCACCCGCAGCCGCATCGTCGGCGACCCGACCCAGACCTTCAGCCGGGCCGACTTCGACGCCCAGATCGACTACATCGAGCGCACGCCGCAAATCCGCGACGTACTGCTGTCCGGCGGCGACCCGATGGTGCTGGCCCCCAAGCTGCTGGATATGATCCTCGGCCGCCTGCGGGCCATCCCCCACATCGAGATCATCCGCATCGGCTCGCGTGTGCCCGTCTTCCTGCCCATGCGTGTGACGCCTGAGTTCTGCGACATGCTGGAGAAGTACCACCCGTTCTGGCTCAACATCCACGTCAACCATCCCAAGGAGATCACGCCCGAGTTGGCCGCGGCCACCGACCGTCTGACCCGCGCCGGTGTACCGCTGGGCAACCAGAGCGTGTTGCTGGCCGGGGTCAACGACTCCGTCCACATTCAGCGCAAACTGGTGCATGATCTGGTGAAGATTCGCGTGCGACCGTACTACCTCTATCAGTGCGACCTGGTGGAAGGCTCCGGCCATCTGCGCACGACGGTCAGCAAGGGCATCGAGATCATCGAAGGGCTGCGCGGCCACACGTCGGGCTACGCGGTGCCGACCTACGTCGTGGACGCCCCCGGCGGCGGCGGCAAAATCCCGGTCATGCCCAACTACGTCGTCAGCCAGGCCCCCGGCCGGGTCGTCCTGCGCAACTTCGAGGGCTTCATCACCACCTACACCGAGCCGCTTGACTACGACCCGCGCGAGATCGAGCACCAGGAAGCGCTCATCGCCCGGCGGCCGGAGCCGGGGCAGTCGGGTATATTGGGCCTGCTGGAAGGGGAGCGCATGTCGATCGAGCCGGAAGGCTTCGGCGACACCCACGCCCGCGGCGGCATTGAGCACCGCCTGCGCAGCGGCGACATCGCCCAAAAGTGGCAGCCCCTCGGCGTCGGCTCCGTCGAAGTCCATAAGCCCCGCGAGCGCCTGTCTTCGGGCAATAGCAACGAAGAATAAGAGGTATCATCCGCAGATTACGCAGATTGCGCAGATTTAAGAAAATTTCTTAAATCTGCACAATCTGCGGATCACTTTTCTTTATGAATGAGACGATTCCCGGCACCCAGGCCATCCGCCGCGCCGTGGCCCTGCTCAAGGCCTTCGACGACGACCACCCCGCGTGGAGCCTGTCGGAGTTGGCGCGCGAGATGGGGCTGAACAAGACCACCGCCTACCGCCTGCTGTCCGCGCTGGAGCGCGAGGGGCTGCTCGGCCGCGCGCCGGATGAGCGCTACGTCCTCGGCCCGGAGATCGTCGTCCTGGGCGGCCGGGCGCTGCGGGCCAACAACCTGCGCGCCGTGGCCCGGCCGGAGCTGGAGCGGCTGGCCGAGGAGACGCGCGAGACGGCCTCGCTGGAAATCCTGTCTGGCCACGAGATGCTGGTCATTGATGAGATCGTCGGCGGCCATCTGATGAGCGGCGTGCCCGACCTCGGCAGCCGCTGGCCGCTCCACGCCTCGTCCACCGGGCTGGCCGTGCTGGCCTTCCGGCCCGACACGGATGAGCTGTTGCCGCGCGTCCTGACGCCCGTCACGCCGGCCACCCTCACCGGCCGCGTCCCCCTGCGCGCCGAACTGGCCTGCATCCGCGCCCGCGGCTACAGCATCGCCGACGAGACGCTCGAGCACGGCCTCATCGCCCTGGCCGCGCCCATCTATGACCACGACGGCCGGGTGGTCGCCGCCCTCAGCGTCGCCGGGCCGAAGCTGCGCCTGACGGCTGAGTGTGTGCCCACCATTGGCGACGGCGTCCGCGCGGCGGCCGAGCATGTGTCGGCGCGGCTTGGCTATCGGCGCTAATGTCATCTGGTGTCTATGCTTTTTGTTAATATAACCCAAGTTGCTACCCTAGGACATAATGCAAGCTAAGGCCCAGGACGAACAGGACGACCTTCATCTCAAAACCAGCGGCGGTCACGGCATGAATGCTCTTGGGCATGCAACGCTGGATCAGGCTGCCTGCCGTCTCAACGACTTTGCGCTTGGCACTAATCAAGGTGGTCAACCACGCTGGGTGGGGACGCTTGGAGTTCTTCTTGCGCAGGGGCAAGAGGTGAATGCCTACCTGGGTCAGTTCGTCTTCAATGCGATAGTCGTTGTAGGCCTTGTCGGCATAGACATGCGAGCCTTCCGGCAAGTCAAAGTTGAACAACTGCAAGCCGGTGACATCGCCACAGCTAGCGGGGGTCAGGAAGAACTCGACCGGCTGACCGTGGGCGG is drawn from Candidatus Promineifilum breve and contains these coding sequences:
- the kamA gene encoding lysine 2,3-aminomutase, with the protein product MPKPTTSPLTDPVYTRAPYWADVPDEQWMDWRWQMSNRLNSVDELGRVINLTDSERRALTAKGLFRVDITPYFASLIDPNDPHCPVRKQVIPTDREMVPFESMMEDSLAEDKHSPVPGLVHRYPDRVLMLITTQCASYCRYCTRSRIVGDPTQTFSRADFDAQIDYIERTPQIRDVLLSGGDPMVLAPKLLDMILGRLRAIPHIEIIRIGSRVPVFLPMRVTPEFCDMLEKYHPFWLNIHVNHPKEITPELAAATDRLTRAGVPLGNQSVLLAGVNDSVHIQRKLVHDLVKIRVRPYYLYQCDLVEGSGHLRTTVSKGIEIIEGLRGHTSGYAVPTYVVDAPGGGGKIPVMPNYVVSQAPGRVVLRNFEGFITTYTEPLDYDPREIEHQEALIARRPEPGQSGILGLLEGERMSIEPEGFGDTHARGGIEHRLRSGDIAQKWQPLGVGSVEVHKPRERLSSGNSNEE
- a CDS encoding IclR family transcriptional regulator, with amino-acid sequence MNETIPGTQAIRRAVALLKAFDDDHPAWSLSELAREMGLNKTTAYRLLSALEREGLLGRAPDERYVLGPEIVVLGGRALRANNLRAVARPELERLAEETRETASLEILSGHEMLVIDEIVGGHLMSGVPDLGSRWPLHASSTGLAVLAFRPDTDELLPRVLTPVTPATLTGRVPLRAELACIRARGYSIADETLEHGLIALAAPIYDHDGRVVAALSVAGPKLRLTAECVPTIGDGVRAAAEHVSARLGYRR